Proteins from a genomic interval of Staphylococcus debuckii:
- a CDS encoding YfhO family protein: MTTLIFIPFFIQTFHKGIAFSGKGDGFTQLIPFQKYLYHQYTDFKSFYDIGFGLGGDYTKGLSYYYATSPLLIIYFIFIKIGELLFQLPTDSIQFWAANQVIIAYIRAVFTFITSYYLFKYLNPKRQFVILATLMYTISVVTIYYNFTFSFFGDVVILLPLSLYAMERFFRERKIGLFIIAVAITLFSNFYFGYYEFIILGIYFVYRILFPYEKDIVSRAQKIYLLIIAAVLSLIIGSIGFYNGVSAVMENDRQINPNLKLSFLIDFQEKYHIFSNGFYITISIVTFVALLAFNLYKHYFYRLFAVLTWILLIGSLTPYFDSFFNGFSLPARRWVYILNLTSSVLIALFIQRLAEISIRRYLITAIPCAVIMAPCTLLMTDICLGCGQHWSS, from the coding sequence GTGACCACACTCATTTTCATCCCTTTTTTCATTCAAACCTTTCACAAAGGCATTGCCTTTAGCGGAAAAGGGGACGGCTTTACCCAGCTAATTCCATTTCAAAAATATTTATACCACCAATACACCGATTTCAAGAGCTTCTATGATATCGGCTTTGGTTTAGGTGGCGATTATACCAAAGGGTTGTCCTATTATTATGCGACTTCGCCCTTGTTAATCATTTATTTCATCTTCATCAAGATTGGAGAATTACTGTTCCAGTTACCGACAGACAGCATTCAATTCTGGGCAGCCAATCAAGTGATTATCGCCTACATAAGAGCAGTATTTACCTTTATCACAAGCTACTATTTATTCAAATATCTCAATCCGAAGCGTCAATTTGTGATATTAGCGACCTTGATGTACACCATTTCTGTTGTCACGATTTACTATAATTTCACATTTTCTTTCTTCGGAGATGTCGTGATACTCTTGCCGCTCTCGCTATACGCCATGGAACGCTTCTTCAGAGAGCGTAAAATCGGCTTATTTATCATCGCCGTTGCCATTACGCTCTTCTCGAACTTCTATTTCGGCTATTACGAGTTCATTATTCTCGGCATCTACTTTGTCTATCGCATTCTTTTTCCATATGAAAAGGATATCGTGAGTCGTGCCCAGAAAATCTACCTGCTCATTATAGCAGCAGTACTCAGCCTGATAATCGGCAGTATCGGCTTCTATAATGGTGTCTCTGCCGTGATGGAGAATGACCGTCAAATCAACCCGAATTTGAAACTGTCATTCCTTATCGATTTCCAAGAAAAATATCATATCTTCTCCAATGGATTCTATATTACGATTTCCATTGTGACCTTTGTGGCACTCTTAGCGTTCAACTTATACAAACATTATTTCTATCGCTTATTCGCAGTGTTGACTTGGATACTGCTCATCGGGTCATTAACACCGTATTTCGACAGCTTCTTCAACGGCTTCTCATTGCCTGCTAGAAGATGGGTGTACATACTGAACCTGACCTCCAGCGTCCTGATTGCACTCTTCATCCAGCGACTTGCCGAAATTTCGATACGCCGCTATTTAATCACAGCCATCCCATGCGCCGTAATCATGGCGCCATGTACCTTGCTTATGACGGACATATGTCTTGGATGTGGGCAACACTGGTCATCATGA
- a CDS encoding E domain-containing protein, with product MDEFDPNVPAGETQEVPGKPGVKNPVTGEVVTPPVDTVIKHGPVEGTPEVTNEPIPHTTQTVLDPKMTPGSEDKVVQEGKDGVKKTTTPIFKNPLTGEKVGEGTPVVETTPPVNEIINYAPEEIAPGTRTEFDPNLPAGEEEVTPGVPGLKDPKTGEIIKDPIDKVVKKGGDPIPNKTVDEFDPNVPAGETQEVPGKPGVKNPVTGEVVTPPVDTVIKHGPVEGTPEVTNEPIPHTTQTVLDPKMTPGSEDKVVQEGKDGNKKTTTPIFKNPLTGEKVGEGTPVVETTTPVNEIINYAPEEIAPGTRTEFDPNLPAGEEEVTPGVPGLKDPKTGEIIKDPIDEVVKKGGDPIPNKTVDEFDPNVPAGETQEVPGKPGVKNPITGEVVTPPVNTVIKHGPVEGDAEVTEEVIPHGTKSELDPKMTPGSENKVVQEGKDGVKKTTTPTLVNPLTKEVIGKGEPKVEITPPVDEIINYAPEEIAPGTRTEFDPNLPAGQEKVTPGVPGLKDPKTGEIIKDPIDEVVKKGGDPIPNKTVDEFDPNLPKGETKVIPGKPGLKDPKTGKVIKEPIDKVIKHGGKESKVINKDKCETENFKINKPKHSEVPTTPEQPAISEKLVTPETPTKPAKATPKHKNVAKALPKTGESKDFKGLGLAALFGAAGLLVLFRRKL from the coding sequence GTGGATGAATTCGATCCGAATGTCCCAGCAGGTGAAACACAAGAAGTACCAGGCAAACCGGGCGTGAAGAATCCGGTAACAGGCGAAGTAGTAACACCGCCGGTAGATACAGTGATCAAGCACGGACCGGTTGAAGGCACACCGGAAGTAACGAATGAACCGATTCCGCACACAACACAAACAGTGCTGGATCCTAAGATGACACCGGGCAGCGAAGACAAAGTAGTCCAAGAAGGCAAAGACGGCGTTAAGAAAACAACAACGCCGATCTTTAAAAATCCATTGACAGGAGAAAAAGTCGGCGAAGGCACTCCGGTAGTCGAAACAACACCGCCGGTGAATGAAATCATCAACTATGCCCCGGAAGAAATCGCACCGGGCACACGCACAGAGTTCGACCCTAACTTGCCGGCAGGCGAAGAAGAAGTAACACCGGGTGTACCAGGATTGAAGGATCCGAAAACAGGTGAAATCATCAAAGATCCGATCGATAAAGTCGTGAAAAAAGGCGGAGACCCGATTCCGAACAAAACAGTGGATGAATTCGATCCGAATGTCCCAGCAGGTGAAACACAAGAAGTACCAGGCAAACCGGGCGTGAAGAATCCGGTAACAGGCGAAGTAGTAACACCACCGGTAGATACAGTGATCAAGCACGGACCGGTTGAAGGCACACCGGAAGTAACGAATGAACCGATTCCGCACACAACACAAACGGTGCTGGATCCTAAGATGACACCGGGCAGCGAAGACAAAGTAGTCCAAGAAGGCAAAGACGGCAACAAGAAAACAACAACGCCGATCTTTAAAAATCCATTGACAGGAGAAAAAGTCGGCGAAGGCACTCCGGTAGTCGAAACAACAACGCCGGTGAATGAAATCATCAACTATGCGCCGGAAGAAATCGCACCGGGCACACGCACAGAGTTCGACCCTAACTTGCCGGCAGGCGAAGAAGAAGTAACTCCGGGCGTACCAGGATTGAAGGATCCGAAAACAGGTGAAATCATCAAAGATCCGATCGATGAAGTGGTGAAAAAAGGCGGAGACCCGATTCCGAACAAAACAGTGGATGAATTCGATCCGAATGTCCCAGCAGGGGAAACGCAAGAAGTGCCTGGCAAACCGGGCGTGAAGAATCCGATAACAGGAGAAGTAGTAACACCGCCGGTAAATACGGTTATCAAGCACGGACCGGTTGAAGGCGACGCCGAAGTCACAGAAGAAGTGATTCCGCATGGTACGAAATCCGAATTGGATCCTAAGATGACACCGGGCAGCGAAAATAAAGTAGTCCAAGAAGGCAAAGACGGCGTTAAGAAAACAACAACACCTACATTGGTGAATCCGTTGACGAAAGAAGTTATCGGCAAAGGAGAACCGAAAGTCGAAATAACACCTCCGGTGGACGAAATCATCAACTATGCGCCGGAAGAAATCGCACCGGGCACACGCACAGAGTTCGACCCTAACTTGCCGGCAGGCCAAGAGAAAGTAACACCGGGCGTACCAGGATTGAAAGATCCGAAGACAGGCGAAATCATCAAAGATCCGATCGATGAAGTGGTGAAAAAAGGCGGAGACCCGATTCCGAACAAGACTGTGGACGAGTTCGATCCGAATTTACCTAAAGGTGAAACTAAGGTAATCCCTGGTAAACCTGGTCTGAAAGATCCAAAAACAGGTAAAGTGATTAAAGAACCGATTGACAAAGTTATTAAACACGGTGGAAAAGAATCTAAAGTTATTAATAAAGATAAATGCGAAACAGAAAACTTTAAAATCAATAAGCCGAAACATTCAGAAGTACCAACGACACCGGAACAACCGGCTATTTCGGAAAAACTTGTAACACCGGAAACACCAACTAAACCTGCTAAAGCTACTCCTAAACATAAAAATGTAGCAAAAGCATTACCAAAAACTGGTGAGTCTAAAGACTTTAAAGGACTTGGTTTAGCAGCCTTATTTGGAGCAGCGGGATTATTAGTTTTATTCAGACGTAAACTATAA
- a CDS encoding YfhO family protein — MRRNHGAMYLAYDGHMSWMWATLVIMIFIGILLWHKEWLNHKYTAAMFIALIFIQQALMIKNYHDTHMYIYERPIASMDKDNYHSAALQKKFDQIQHKDKHDPFNRIEYLSFSALNSPLIYGYRGISLYSSLFNGGILKYYDHTMQIAQPIDKNSTYRLLGNRANLMALWDVKDRFKNPPDDNIPYGFEKKDLVRGTHNKYQHSEDTIHYPSAHITQKVYDNKSLKTPIEREHAMLKGVVLNDITTTNKDVEHNINYKNDVGAEADDAHWNKAKHTLKVNRKNGGIDFKVPHNIADKYKDLYFEFDLELQAPNKPHHVALNEYKQNRNSLEYSYRRPVTPITMRVKSNDNVHLNLSKGTYRYKLKGIYGEDYQALRTAAKNVDKVKVQETRHGYRITKHKDDHGYLVLPIPYVDGMQATVDGHKAEVQKGNGIQTVIPVKKGQAHIDLWYAKPHLLLLSIVTIVGIIGAFIFTRYLRKRKI; from the coding sequence ATGCGCCGTAATCATGGCGCCATGTACCTTGCTTATGACGGACATATGTCTTGGATGTGGGCAACACTGGTCATCATGATTTTCATAGGAATCCTTTTATGGCACAAAGAATGGTTGAATCATAAATACACCGCCGCTATGTTCATCGCCCTAATCTTCATCCAACAGGCACTCATGATTAAGAACTATCACGATACACACATGTATATCTACGAACGGCCCATTGCATCAATGGATAAAGATAATTACCATAGCGCCGCTTTGCAGAAGAAATTTGACCAAATTCAGCACAAAGATAAGCACGATCCATTCAACCGTATCGAATACCTGTCATTCTCAGCCCTGAACTCACCCTTGATTTACGGCTATCGCGGCATCTCGCTCTACTCTAGCCTGTTCAACGGCGGCATCCTGAAATACTACGATCACACCATGCAAATTGCACAGCCGATAGATAAGAACAGCACCTACCGTCTACTCGGGAACCGCGCGAATTTAATGGCACTGTGGGACGTGAAAGATCGCTTCAAGAATCCGCCCGATGATAATATTCCTTATGGGTTTGAAAAGAAAGACTTGGTGAGAGGGACGCATAATAAGTACCAACACTCCGAAGATACCATCCACTACCCAAGTGCGCATATCACGCAGAAAGTATATGATAATAAATCATTGAAGACACCGATAGAACGTGAACATGCGATGTTGAAAGGCGTAGTGTTGAATGATATTACAACGACTAACAAAGACGTGGAACATAACATTAACTATAAAAATGATGTGGGGGCGGAAGCGGACGATGCACATTGGAATAAAGCCAAACATACTTTAAAGGTGAACCGCAAGAATGGCGGCATCGATTTTAAAGTACCACATAATATTGCGGATAAATACAAAGACCTTTACTTTGAATTTGATCTTGAATTGCAAGCGCCAAACAAACCGCACCACGTAGCACTCAACGAATATAAACAAAATCGTAATTCGCTCGAGTATTCTTATAGACGTCCAGTCACTCCAATTACGATGCGAGTGAAATCTAACGATAATGTTCATCTCAATTTATCGAAAGGGACTTATCGCTACAAACTTAAAGGTATCTACGGTGAGGATTATCAAGCACTCAGAACCGCAGCCAAGAATGTCGACAAAGTGAAAGTGCAGGAAACACGTCACGGTTACCGCATTACCAAACATAAAGACGACCATGGCTATCTCGTCTTGCCAATACCTTACGTAGACGGCATGCAAGCAACCGTAGACGGGCACAAGGCAGAAGTGCAGAAAGGCAACGGCATCCAAACAGTCATTCCAGTTAAGAAAGGTCAAGCACATATTGACCTCTGGTATGCGAAACCACACCTGCTCTTGCTAAGTATCGTAACAATCGTCGGCATTATCGGCGCATTCATCTTTACACGCTACTTACGAAAAAGGAAAATATAA
- a CDS encoding poly-gamma-glutamate hydrolase family protein: MMNIIKNPLVLTLGVFTIGILTFFATSLKCHAVDQFKSMTDLQQHTTEGKDWQIHTNDEKNKTVVMAPHGGGIEPGTSEIAREIADKSQSGYYSFSAIRPANNQQLHVTSANYNEPKAKQMVGQSDRTVSIHKTAREGRDAYIGGRDQALRNSISQSLTKEGFNVGEATGNIAGQNPRNIVNRNQNGAGVQIEVSNKAVRSFYKDGNVSRPARENANNYTPRMHAFTTGVSNGLQQQSQQSQSPTQQ, translated from the coding sequence ATGATGAATATTATAAAAAATCCATTAGTCTTAACGTTAGGTGTGTTTACCATCGGAATTTTAACTTTTTTCGCCACTTCACTCAAATGCCACGCGGTCGATCAATTCAAGTCAATGACGGATTTGCAGCAACATACTACAGAAGGTAAAGATTGGCAGATTCATACAAACGATGAAAAGAATAAAACAGTAGTAATGGCTCCGCATGGCGGTGGTATTGAACCTGGAACCTCTGAAATCGCACGAGAAATTGCGGATAAAAGTCAATCAGGATATTATTCTTTTTCAGCTATCAGACCAGCCAATAACCAGCAGCTCCATGTAACGTCTGCTAACTATAATGAACCGAAAGCGAAACAGATGGTCGGCCAATCAGACCGTACTGTATCGATTCATAAAACAGCACGCGAAGGTCGAGATGCTTATATCGGTGGGCGTGACCAAGCATTGCGCAACAGCATTTCTCAATCGCTCACTAAAGAAGGCTTTAATGTAGGAGAAGCAACGGGGAATATTGCCGGACAGAATCCGCGTAATATTGTTAACCGTAATCAAAATGGTGCCGGTGTACAGATCGAAGTTTCTAATAAGGCGGTCAGAAGCTTTTATAAAGATGGTAATGTGTCGAGACCTGCGCGCGAGAATGCAAATAACTATACGCCGCGTATGCATGCCTTTACGACTGGCGTAAGTAATGGACTGCAGCAACAATCACAACAATCGCAATCACCCACACAACAATAA
- a CDS encoding pectate lyase-like adhesive domain-containing protein produces MSKRRKTEKMFLQQKLNKFSIRKFSVGVASILIGGVLYLNANEAEAAENTVDVNPAVAQVPESGKAEVAKPEAQATEPAKAEVAKPEAQATEPAKAEVAKPEAQVSEPAKAEVAKPEAQATEPAKAEVAKPEVQATEPAKAEVAKSEAQATESAKAEVAKSEAQATEPAKAEVAKSEAQATEPAKAETQDFVTPPKKIAKRSLSANNLQTQPAKQVGTWEQIVSALNDTSVSNIQLTKNITANQNAMLNANTGRKVVIDGAGHTLDSSNYYVDVPVTSRNWDLTIQNSDIKTNNINGLINFAPSPNSNNIVTFKDVNHTGNNLIDDTDINNNLTVNLEGKVNSISNDNAVNRSNIGAKNINIDQEATVTVERKGLGNALRVSDGGTITSGTDSQINVNTTTANPWGVLNGNTAFKLGNNSSLLFGDNSKVDVTGQNIFDFGNNATFDTGTNSQVTVNQKGNGNIVNMGKGSTFEVASKSQFIANSDGHRVGDWQSNNLIGLDGNSQILIDDHAKLLLDAKNHQWNPDTKTQVGAYNDLVNINAVGNETALLHVADNATLDLRTDNRDYYAEVISIPLGGTNAERKYVFDNAYYVNLQKTSTVTSGESPNGVKPNLIFMDPASPGYFQWNGSYIAKTWAPKVFSNPDQSEDATNVWDNVVDLRAEQEGFNTGVPTYNQKESTAVSKSGTPLSDLNLNYAQRLVLISNSSENPEAKTVEGTPEIKNEKIPFETKIKLDPKMKPGSEDKVVQEGKDGNRKTTTPIFVNSITGEKVSEGTPVVETTPPVDKIINYAPEEIAPGTRTEFDPNLPAGQEKVTPGVPGLKDPKTGEIIKDPIDEVVKKAETRFRTKQWMNSIRMSQQVKHKKYQANRA; encoded by the coding sequence ATGTCGAAGAGAAGAAAGACCGAAAAAATGTTTTTACAGCAAAAATTGAATAAATTCTCGATTCGAAAATTTAGTGTTGGCGTAGCTTCAATATTAATTGGCGGAGTACTATATTTAAACGCAAACGAAGCAGAAGCAGCTGAAAATACAGTGGATGTAAATCCGGCGGTAGCACAAGTACCAGAGTCAGGAAAAGCAGAAGTTGCGAAACCTGAAGCACAAGCAACAGAACCAGCAAAAGCGGAAGTTGCGAAACCTGAAGCGCAAGCAACAGAACCAGCAAAAGCGGAAGTTGCGAAACCTGAAGCGCAAGTATCAGAACCAGCAAAAGCAGAAGTTGCGAAACCTGAAGCGCAAGCAACAGAACCAGCAAAAGCAGAAGTTGCGAAACCTGAAGTGCAAGCAACAGAACCAGCAAAAGCAGAAGTTGCAAAATCTGAAGCGCAAGCAACAGAATCAGCAAAAGCAGAAGTTGCAAAATCTGAAGCGCAAGCAACAGAACCAGCAAAAGCAGAAGTTGCAAAATCTGAAGCGCAAGCAACAGAACCGGCAAAAGCAGAGACTCAAGATTTTGTTACACCACCAAAGAAAATTGCTAAAAGAAGTCTGTCTGCAAATAATTTACAAACTCAACCAGCTAAACAAGTTGGTACTTGGGAACAAATTGTATCAGCATTAAACGATACAAGTGTATCTAATATTCAGTTGACTAAAAATATTACTGCTAATCAAAATGCAATGCTTAACGCAAACACTGGTAGAAAAGTAGTTATAGATGGAGCTGGGCACACATTAGATTCAAGTAACTATTATGTAGATGTTCCAGTTACTAGTAGAAACTGGGATTTGACAATCCAAAATAGTGATATTAAAACGAACAATATTAATGGGTTAATTAATTTTGCTCCTAGTCCTAACTCTAATAATATTGTTACTTTCAAAGATGTAAATCATACAGGAAATAATTTGATTGATGATACTGATATCAATAATAATTTAACTGTTAATTTAGAAGGTAAGGTTAACTCAATAAGTAATGATAATGCGGTAAATAGATCTAATATTGGGGCTAAAAACATTAATATTGATCAAGAAGCAACTGTTACTGTTGAGCGTAAAGGACTAGGTAATGCATTACGTGTTAGTGACGGAGGAACAATTACTTCTGGCACAGATTCTCAAATTAATGTTAATACTACGACTGCTAATCCTTGGGGAGTATTAAATGGCAACACTGCATTCAAATTAGGAAATAATAGTTCTTTATTATTTGGAGATAATTCTAAAGTAGATGTAACTGGCCAAAATATTTTTGATTTTGGTAATAATGCCACTTTTGATACTGGAACAAATTCTCAAGTTACAGTAAACCAAAAAGGAAATGGCAACATAGTAAATATGGGCAAAGGAAGTACTTTTGAAGTAGCCTCTAAATCTCAGTTTATTGCAAATTCAGATGGTCATCGTGTAGGAGATTGGCAATCTAATAATTTAATTGGTCTTGATGGGAATTCTCAAATTTTAATTGACGATCATGCAAAGTTACTACTCGACGCTAAAAATCATCAATGGAATCCAGATACGAAGACACAAGTTGGAGCTTATAATGATTTAGTAAATATAAATGCGGTGGGTAATGAAACTGCATTATTACATGTTGCTGATAATGCAACCTTAGATTTAAGAACAGATAACAGAGATTATTATGCAGAAGTTATCTCTATTCCATTAGGAGGAACAAATGCAGAACGTAAATATGTTTTTGACAATGCGTATTACGTAAACTTGCAAAAAACAAGTACAGTTACTAGCGGTGAAAGTCCAAATGGTGTTAAACCGAACTTAATATTTATGGATCCAGCTTCACCAGGATACTTCCAGTGGAATGGATCTTATATTGCAAAAACTTGGGCACCAAAAGTATTTAGTAATCCAGATCAAAGTGAAGATGCTACAAATGTCTGGGACAATGTAGTAGATCTTAGAGCAGAACAAGAGGGCTTCAATACTGGCGTTCCGACTTATAACCAAAAAGAATCAACAGCAGTGAGTAAATCGGGTACTCCATTGAGTGACTTAAACTTGAATTATGCACAGCGTTTAGTGTTAATTAGTAATAGTTCTGAAAATCCTGAAGCTAAAACAGTTGAGGGTACACCAGAAATAAAGAATGAAAAAATCCCGTTTGAAACAAAAATAAAATTAGATCCGAAAATGAAACCTGGCAGCGAAGATAAAGTTGTTCAAGAAGGTAAAGATGGTAATAGAAAAACAACGACACCTATTTTTGTTAATTCAATTACAGGTGAAAAAGTCAGCGAAGGCACTCCTGTAGTCGAGACAACGCCACCAGTGGACAAAATCATCAACTATGCACCGGAAGAAATCGCACCGGGCACACGTACAGAGTTCGATCCGAACTTGCCGGCAGGCCAAGAAAAAGTAACGCCGGGCGTACCAGGATTGAAAGATCCGAAAACAGGCGAAATCATCAAAGATCCGATCGATGAAGTGGTGAAAAAAGCGGAGACCCGATTCCGAACAAAACAGTGGATGAATTCGATCCGAATGTCCCAGCAGGTGAAACACAAGAAGTACCAGGCAAACCGGGCGTGA